The following is a genomic window from Candidatus Nezhaarchaeota archaeon.
GTCTAGCTCAGGCCAAGCCTCCTCCCTCACAAATAACCCCCCCGACCCTGTAGGGCCGCACATCTTATGCCCTGAGAAGGCTAGGAAGTCGCAGCCTAGCTTACGCACATCCACCTTCATGTGCGGGACCGACTGAGCCCCATCGACTAGCACGAGCGCCCCGTGTTCATGAGCCACCTCTACCACTTCCTCGACAGGCACCTTGCTGCCTAGAACATTAGAGACGTGCGTTACTGCCACTAGCCTAGTCGAGTCGTCTACCAGCTTCTCTAGGCTAGAGAGGTCGAGCAGCCCGTCTCTAGTCAGCCCAGCCACCTTAACCCTTACTCCGTAGCGCTGAGCGCAGCGAAGCCAAGGCAGGTAGTTTGAGTGGTGCTCGAGTAGCGTAGTCACTACTACGTCCCTGCTCCTCCACTTGAGCGAGTGGGCTATGAAGTTGATGCCCTCGGTAGTATTCTTAACGAAAACGAGCTCCTCGGGCCTAGCCCCTATGAAGCCGGCGACCTTACGCCTAGCCTCCTCGTAAGCCTCGGTGGCCTCCTCAGCTAGCCTGTATACTCCCCGTCCCACGTTAGCCCTTAGCTCTCTATAGTAGCGCGCAACCTCCTCTACGACCTGCGTAGGAGTTAGGCTAGTTGCTGTGCTATCTAGATAGATGAGGCCGGAAGATAGGATAGGGAAGTCCTCCCTGACCCTGCGTGGGTTTATCACGTACCTTACCACTAAGCCAGGCTGGCTA
Proteins encoded in this region:
- a CDS encoding aminotransferase class V-fold PLP-dependent enzyme; this encodes MVRYVINPRRVREDFPILSSGLIYLDSTATSLTPTQVVEEVARYYRELRANVGRGVYRLAEEATEAYEEARRKVAGFIGARPEELVFVKNTTEGINFIAHSLKWRSRDVVVTTLLEHHSNYLPWLRCAQRYGVRVKVAGLTRDGLLDLSSLEKLVDDSTRLVAVTHVSNVLGSKVPVEEVVEVAHEHGALVLVDGAQSVPHMKVDVRKLGCDFLAFSGHKMCGPTGSGGLFVREEAWPELD